From the Argentina anserina chromosome 3, drPotAnse1.1, whole genome shotgun sequence genome, the window gctCCTCTAAAACTCAAATAATCTCTATAGagaaaaatatcaatttttaacTATAACAGCTCCTCTAAACCGTCATCTATAATAGAGAAATTGAGAAGATAaacaaaatttctatatttgtagaatttttaaaatctgtataattttgaaaacaatctctaaactttatttcttataaaaaaattcactctccataaaaaaaaaaggatttaTCACTCATTCTTTAGTCTTGGAATAAATTATGGCATTATGAgattcaatttgatttttatttaaatatacatatttacatttaattttatacaatAGAATATCTTAATTGTTGGAGTTgaggtttatttatttatttgagatttggtGTTTTCATCCTCTATAATAAAAAATTCTAAGATAAGCTGTTGGAAATTCCCTAAGGAGCATTGAGGTTGAGGGCTTACATTGGGGAGCTTTTAATCTCGTACCTGTTGGATATGGCATTCAGAAGATGACAATCATGCTTACGATTGACGATGACCTTGTTTCTGTGGACTCTCTGATTGAGGAACGTCTTACCGCAGAACCTATCAATGAATATGTGCAAAGTTGCGAAATAGTTGCGTTCAATAAATTATGATTGCAGTGCAGCAGAGCAGGAGTGGTTTGAAGATCTTTCAGTTGTGTTTGTAGCTCAATGCCTCAATATTAGATT encodes:
- the LOC126787060 gene encoding elongation factor 1-beta-like yields the protein MHRLSNIPLYTSIVDVQVSIMQVMFSLPSAGKSSIMLDVKPWDDDTDMRLLEEALRSIEVEGLHWGAFNLVPVGYGIQKMTIMLTIDDDLVSVDSLIEERLTAEPINEYVQSCEIVAFNKL